Genomic window (Equus asinus isolate D_3611 breed Donkey chromosome 8, EquAss-T2T_v2, whole genome shotgun sequence):
GAGTTCCCAGAGCCCCGGGGGCTGGTCGGGCCTCTGCTGCTCctcactgccctgccctgccctgcagggACCTGCAGTTGTGTGGGGTTTAGCCAGAGCCGGGCCATTGGTCCTCACACAGTCGCTGGCAGAACCCGGTGACAACCGAGTTGTCCCTGAAGATCCACGTGTAGGATCAGTTGAGATCAAGTTAAGACAAGGAAAAACCAAGACGTGCAAGTGGAAGCCACAGTTGCAGCTCAGGCACAGAGGCGCGGCTGGGCCGACCCCATGAGAAGTAACCCTTGCGGAGAAGCCCCATGTGGCTGGTGGTCTAGGCCCCAGGACAATGACTGTGGGGCTTGCCCCTCCTGCCACACCAGAAGCTTCTTCCTGGGGATAAAGGGCACTCCCAACCCACTGTGGGCACTCGGTGGCGGTTTGCCATAAGCGCCAACAGTGGGCTCACAGACCCTTCTCAGGCTGAGGGCAGTTCCAGGCCCGGATGCTCACTCAACGAGACAAATCTAATCAGGATGCTATGTCAGGGGCCCCATTCTAAACTGTGGCCAGGGCCCGCACTAAACGCAGGCAGCCGTGGTCCTCACTGCACGGGTGGGTGCCCCTGCTCTTCTCCTCCGGAGGGTGGAGGTGGCCAGctctgccccgccccctccctccctgagctCTCATTTCTCCAACAAAGGGTCACTTGGCTTTGCATGGTGCCAGGGGAGGATGGGCAAGGCTGGCCCTCCATTGGACGTGCACCCCCAGAGCCGACAACTGGGCAGAGAAAGAAGATGGGGCTGCACAGGCCTGGCAAACTCAGAGAACAAGTTCCACATAGAACACCCGGCAGGTGACGTGGCAGACGAGGGGCTGGGGATGATGGGACAAGAAACAGAGCTgaggggctggcaccgtggctgagtggttaagtttgcgtgctctgcagcaggtggcccagtgtttcgttggttcgaatcctgggcgcggacatggcactgctcatcaaaccacgctgaggcagtgtcccacaagccacaactagaaggacccacaacgaagaatatacaactatgtaccggggggctttgtggagaaaaaggaaaaaagtaaaatctttaagaaaaaaaaaaagaaacagagctgAGGGCAAGATGAAGCGCTGGGCAAGGGCCGGGATCGGAAGGAGTCTCAGCAGCAGGAAGAGCCCTGGGGGAGTGGGTCAGGGGAAGCTGCAGACGGGAAGACTAGAAACCAGCTCCAACGCTCCACTTCCAGGCAAGGGCACGGGCAACAGGGCTCTGCCCAAGGCCCTGGCCACCTGGCGGGGCGTCATGGCCCCAGGGGAGGAGCCGAGTGGGGCGGGGTGTCAGCCTGTGGAGCACGGCCCCCACCTGCCCAACGCCACACAAAACACTCGACCACCTTTCCATCCAGAACCAAGGCTGTATTTATCGTCATTGACAAGAGAACAGAAAGTTTAAAATGCCGAGGGCCACAGTGGACACGGGGGTTGGAAACACAGACCTGAACTGACAAGGCTCGGAAGCGGGGCAGACACAGGTGTGGACATCAGGAAACAAAAGGGACGTTGATGGCAGGACACGGTGATGCCTGTGAGGTTCTGaaagcaaaatcaaaaccaaaaggaaattgTGCCGAAGCTTCCGCTGGTGGAGGAACTGAGACGGCCATGCCGACGCCGGCAGAGGAGAAAGCAGGTGAAGGCGCTGGGTTTGTCACCAGCTTTAGACTCTTCACTTCTGAAATTCTGCTTGTCTGGCACAGAACCCAAGAACACTGCACGATCCGCATGAGGGTCCACACAAGTGTCCCTGCGGCCAGAGCCGGCCAGTCCCGAGCCGGTGcccctggagctggggagccGGCAGGCAGGGGTCTGCTCTGTGGCGTCCTgcctccccggacagcccccaggCGGCCGGTGGCTTGCATAGTTGAAGGATCGTTGCTGCAGTTAAACTGGGAGGGCTTCCAACTGACAGCGAGGGAGTCTTTCGTGACCACGTTAAACAAACAACCACAGGGGCTTCTAGAAACTGTTTTTTATAAAGTCTACCTAGGTTAAGAATTTAATAAcgtcatatatttatattaacagACTATTTAcacttatttcactttttttaaaaacaaactgaaaaagaaattctcttaCACTTCTGCATAATAAGGCCAAAAAAAGTTTTGTACATTACtattaatgattattttaatatatatctgTAGCTTCGGTTCCAAGTACCACGGGAGGGCCAGGGCCGGGCCTGAGTGGGGCCTCACAGTGCGTTGGACAAAATGACCGTTTTTTCTccataaataagacaaaaaaactCCTGGCGCTCTGGAGAGGGATCAGAGGCCGTTAAGTCACAAACccgaactaaaaataaaaaagcaaaagtttCTTTTTTGTCTAAAGagcacaaaattgaaaaaaatacaaatctatTAAAAACGCTCTCACCTGTGGGAGAAAATGTACAAACTTCAGTTTTCTTCCGACAGCCTAACCTCAAGCTCGGAAAACACAAGCGCCCCCGGACCTGCCGCCGGCTGTGCTTGGGGCGGGACTACCGCGCCTCCACCTCCGGCGGGTTGCGGGACGGCGAGTAGTCGCGCGCCTCGCCGGGCCCATGGCCCCCGAGAGGCGTAGTCCTGCTCCGCGGCGGCGGCCCGGGGGGCGTGGGGGGCGCGCCCGCGGCCACCAGGGGGGGCGGCGCGCcgagcgcggcggcggcgggcggggtcCGCGCCAGGAGCCCGTTGTgcagcgcggcggcggcgggcccgAGGCGCGGGTAGTGCAGGGCGCCCAGCGCGGGCAGGAGCGTGACGCCGTCCAGGTGCGCGGCCCGCGCGCGCTCCAGCTCCTCGCGGCGCGCCTCCCGCAGGCGCTCGGGGCTGTAGTCGTGCGGCTCGCGGTCGCGGTAGGGGCGCTCGGGGGGCTCGAGGAGGGTGGCGGGGCCCGGGGGTGGGGCGCCGGTGGGCCCAGCGCGGCGCGGCAGCTCCAGGCCGCGGTAGGCGTCGCGCAGCGGCTCCCACGCGAAGCCCAGGCGCTCGCGGCCCGCGGGGCCCGGGCCGAGCTGCAGGGGCGCAGGGGGCGCGCGCGGGCGCTCGGGCGCGGGGTGCAGGCTGCCCGCCGGGGGCTCGGGCGCATCACCGTCCTCCCTGCACTCCTCCTTGACCTTCACGTCGCCCAGGGACGCCTTGATGTAGGGCGACGGCGGCCGCGCGACCAGCTTGGCGCCATCCTCCTTGGCCGGAGAGCGGCTGTCCTTGACGCGGGGCTCGGCCTCGCGCTCCGTGGGGACCCCTGGCCGGCTCGGCTCGCCCTGGCCGCGGAGCAGGAGACTGCTGACCGGGTGGCCCACGGGGGCTGCAGGCGACGCCCGGCTCAGCAGGCGCGTCTTCTCCAAGAGGTCCCTGGGAGCAACAGACAGACACCCCCATCAGCCTAGGAGAAGGATGTCACCCTCTGTGACAGGACACCCCGAAGCAAGCTGTTTGCTACCAAGTTCCCACCTCAGCACAGCGGGGCCATCGCCTAGGGCTGTGTGTGGGGGTCCCTCAGCACCCGAGTTCTTGCAGAATTGCTAGCAGCACACAGTGATGGCAAACCCGCACCCCCTCGAAGGAATCTCAACACCCACAGGCTCCCTCTCCTCATAAACCCGGAAACCAACTTTGCAGCAGAACCCAGGAGCTCTCCATGccaacccaggccaccgaatCTCTGAACCAGGACAGACCCTCAGCCAGGAACTTAGGGGAGTTCTCCGCCCAGGCCCCAAATCTACCCGAGGGCCGGGGGATCCTGGAATCCCTTCCTTGTCAAGTGTGGGCAGCCCGGCGGGGGTGGACCACAGCTCTACCTGCCCCATCACAGTCCTGCTGTCATCCCCCAGGGCTGGTTGTACACTGTGGCCTCAGCTGGGAACCCCCCCCAAAAGGGGCTGTGCCAGCTGCGAAGGTCAGGCCCGAGGCACTGGTTGCTTTTCCCCTCGCAGCCCCCAGGTGCCCCTGCCCCCCTGCCCTTGGAACCCCCTTGCTGCACCTGGCTACCACCCTACAGAATCTCAGCCCCTTGACCCTCTGCAATGACAGTGCTGCCTCCAGGACGTCCGCAGGCCCTGGGCTGTTTCCCGGTGTCCTTCCTCGGTCTTGTGACATATGTCCCCGCCGTTTTCTTTGCTAACTTGAGGTGGCACTCTCGCCTCACCCTCCCATCTCTGCGTGTGCACTCCCATGcccagcagtgcctggcacactgcaACGCCCCCCCAGTGAGATGCCCCAGACTCAGGATTCTGGGGAAAAGTCAGGGGAGAGGGTCTGGCAGAGACTGGCCGGAAGCCTTCCTCTGCTCCTGTCCACACAGCCAGCCACAACTCCTCAGGGCCCCCAGGTCCTAGACTCAGCCACTGACTTTGGAACATGACTCCTACCTCCGCTGCCCCACCTAGCCTAGCTGCCCCCATGGGCAGACAAGCTTGGCTCCTGCCCTCTAGGCAAAGGGGCATCCTACAAATGCCCCTCCCAGGCCCGGGCCCCCTGGCTCAGCAGCCCCCACCTGGATGGTCCAGCCCCCTCCCACATGCAGTAGTGTCCCCTGCCCACCCAGAGCCAGGGGTGAATCAGAAGCCTTCACTGGTCTGCTGACTAAGCTCCTCCAGAGGTCCCACTGTGGTCCACACACTGTTGTCCCTGTGCTGCCCCACGAGCGGGGGAAACAACTCCCCATGGCTCCTGCCCAGATCCTGCCCCATCAGAGGTCCTCCATGGGGGCAGGGTTGGGGTGCTTGCTGTGGGGGTCCTCTTTCTCTTGGCCTTTCCCCACCCCGAGGGTGCAGCCTTCACCTCCCTCCCAATGAGGGAGGTCTTAGGGCAGAGCCTAGTTTGACCCACATGCCCTACAGCTCTGCAGGAAACTGGGTGGGGACTGAGATGCTGGGAGGGTCAGAAGTGGagacgggggaggggagggggcacaaGAGGAGGGGGACAATGAATACTCACCGCTCTCGCTCCTCCCGGCACTTGTCTGGCTCTCGGTCGTGGTTGGTCAGAGCTGAGACCCGCTCGGCGTCTGCGGTCTTGGgccatggtggtggtggtgtaggGAAGGAGGGCGGTGCACGGTGCAGCCGGTTCCAGGCCTCATGGGGGCTGGGCAGGCCATGCAGCGTGGAGCCCTCCTTGGGGGCAAAGAGGCTGCCGCCAGGagctggggggggtgggggcgtgaGGCCAGTCCGCTGCCCACCCGCACCGAGTGTCCCCGCCGAACCGCAGGGCTGCTAGGGAAAAGGACAGTTCCCGGACCCCAGGCTGGTGCTGTGAAGAGGTGTTCCCCGGGGAGGGGGTGAGGCGGATGGCCGATCGGCACAGGAGCAGCCCCAGACTGCATGTGTGTGGACGTGCGTGCATGCACGCGCGTGTGGGGAGGATGCGTGTGTGCAGGAAGGGTGTGCACGCGTGTGCACGGAAAGCAGGTGCCGGCGGTCACTCACTCAGTGCATGGCTGCCCAGGCCTCCGAAGGCGTTGCTGCCCAGGCTCCCAAGGCCCCCAAAGGTGCCTGATCTGCTGAAAGGGTCTGTGGGGGCAGCCAGGACTCAGAGGTCTGTGTGGCTCCCACCAGGGCTCCCACCTGCACACGGGCCCTCCTCTGTGGCTCCAGAACCTGGCAGATGCCACCAATACAATTCCCACCCACCTATGTCCCTAGAGCCCCGAGGTCTGCAGAGGCCAGCCAGACCCCACGGACCTCAGGTGGCACCTACCTGTCAGGTGACCAGTGGGCAGGAAGCTGCCAGGATGGGCTGAGGGTCCAAATGGGTTGGTGGTGGGATGGGCAGCACCTGTGGGGGGCAGGTTGGTGGAGGCCCAAGTGCACCTGGAGCCACCTGTCTGTGGCTCGTTCCCAGGGTGGAGGCACCCCAGCTTCCTCTGGGAACCACTACTTCCATTGAAGCGCGTGACCAGGTAGGAATAGGTTTGGTCTCTTCCCTGGAATCTGGAGGACCCCAGGGGAGCAGGGATGGAGGAGGCAGTGATGGCAGTGGAGCCCCAGAGGAAAGAGGGCAGAAAGAGAAACGGTCTGAGACAGCCTTCACGAGCTGCTTCCGAAGCCAGTGATCCCGGAGTTTCCACCAGACAGCTAGTGAACGATCCTGGCTGCTCAGCAGTGGGTGGGGTCTTTGCTCCTGATGGGCACTGGCTTGAGCAGCTTCTCCTGTGGTGCCCCCCAGCTGCAGCCACAGCCCACAAGTGTTGCCACAGCATCAGCCTTGTCACCCCATCTGTGGTCCTGCCTGGCTCCCCCGACACCCCAGAACTGAACAGGTGAAAGGGGCATTGGCCTTGGGAAGGGGCTGTGGGGTGAGGAGCAGGCCCTGCCATGTGGGGTTGGGCAGGCGCCCTCTAATCTCAAGGACAGGTTTCTGCTAAGACCTGTGACGTGGGCACCCCCTCAcatctctccagctccctccatcTTTGGGGACCCCAACAATGGCGCATTCACAGCCTCCTGCTGGGGGCCCCCAGAGGTGAACTTCTCCACTGTGGACACATGCACTTTCCAATCTCCACGGAGCTCTCGACTAGAAAGTTAACCACGTCTGAATGACTCAGAAGTTGAAGATATCAAACCAGAGATGTGATAACAGCTGCCCTGGAGCTGATGGAGACAGCCTGTCAGTGGGAAATGGTTGCCTTAAAAGGCACATGCTGTAAGGAGAGGCCAATGAGCTGCCATTCAAGGAGTCATGAAGATGGGCAGGCAAACAGGcagccagaggaggaggggggcggGCGGAGCCCAGCCGAGGGTTCACAGGCACAGGGCCCAGGCCGGGTGGGGCAAGTCCCGGGGGAGGGGGATGGCAGAGGCAGAGCAGGACAGGCCGTGGGGGGAGCTCAGGCTCCGTGTGGCACCAAGGGCATGAGGCTGCAGCCTGGGCTCCACACTGAGCACATATCCCACAGGCTCCAGCCTAATTAGACTGCTGGCTGCCACCCTCTGCCTGGACTGGGGTCTGGAGGCCATCAGGGCATTGGGCCGGGGGCTGGGAAGAGCCACTGTGCTTgtgaggccagcccggtgaccCCGTCCATGCCTGTCACTCCAGCATGGTGGTGGGCCTACATGAAAATGGAGCGGGGAGTAGAGGGGGGGCAGTGGCGAGGGGACAGTCAGGGTGGCTCGCTCTCTCAGCCGTGAGGGTGGTTTATCCTGGGAGTGCTACTAGTGAGTCCTCCAACCTCGGGGTGCTCCTGGGAACCCCGACACAGCAAGACTGTGGTGTGTCTGCAGTGGGGGATGAGCATGGGGCCGTGGGAGCAGCTTCCTGCCATTCCGAGAAAAGCCCAAAGCCTccctgggagggagcagggctgcATGACGGGCAGCACAGGCCTCGCAGGCCGGGGAGGACATCAGTGTGAAACCCGGGAGAGGACGGAGCGCCCAGAGGGCACACGCATGGCTCGGGTGAGCCCCGGGAAGCGTGTGCAAGGATAAGGGGAGGACAGCAGAACTGATGAGTTACAGCAGTGAAAGGAAAACGCTGCTGtgtcagagggagaaggagaggtcaCTCTGCCCACTGGGCAGCCCCTCCTTGCAGCGCGGACGGCTGCTTCCTGGAGCCTTACCCGAGGCGGAGAGGAGGGGCCGGGCCAGGTCCTGCGGGTAGTGGAACCCGGCAAACACACCCGGGGCAGGGGGTCTGCTGAACAAGTCCAGCTTGGCGGCCACCTCCAGCTTGTGGGGGTCCAGCTGCATCTGCTGAGAGGGACAGAGTGTGTCCAGGGGCTGCCTCTATCCTACGATGGCCTGAGCCCGCGGCCCACAGAGTCGCAGTGCCCACGAACCCCCAGGTGCCATCTTGCCTGCTCTCGGGCACATAGAGGGGGTGAGGGACAGTAGACTTGTCCCAGTGATGTCCCCTGCCTCAGGGGACCAACCATCGTCACAGCCTGTGGTGCTAACACAGGTTACACTTGAGGTGTTTCCTTTTCATGTGGTCTGCTGCTGCATTTTACACTtaaagcacatctcaatttggacatTACACTCTCATCAGGAATAGTTTGTGTTTGGATTTTGTAAACTTGagttaaaaaagtaaattcacaTACCCAAGTTGTTGCAAATATGCTACGAGTTTTCCAACGACTGAATTTAGCATCagtattaaaatttaaacttactaaaattaaactaaaaagccTGTCCCTCAGTTGTGACAGCTTCATGAGGCAGGGGACCCGGCTGcgtcctccctctgctcctgctgcACAGTCTGCAGCAGGGGTGCCTCCATGAGCAGTGACGGTGGAGGGGCCACCCGTATGAGGACAGTCCCTCTGCCTTCCAGGGGCCCCACCCCAGCATCTTCACATCGAAATGCAGTGTTTCATTACAAACCCCTTTCGTTTGGCTTGTCCTTGTAGCATGTTTAGCACATCATGATTTTAAAGGTGTGTGTGGAGGTGACGTGTTACCCGATTGAGATGCACTAAAGGGCGTTAGATAGGAACCCTTCTGTGACGTGGGGCTGGGTCCCAGGGGGCCGAGGCTGCCATTTGCCCTGGCCCTCACCCACCCTGCCCTTGCTCAGCCCCCAGCCCGCTGTCCCCGACCTCCATAGCTGCCTCTTCCCTGTGTCATCGGAGTCACCCTGCAGGGAGGCTCCACCGTGGCCAGGGCACCTGCCACCACTGTGCTGGGACAGGGGACGGTCTTGCAGTTCCTCCCAAACCCCCACCCGGTCATCCAGGTGCTGACCTGGTGACCCCTGCCTCTCCACCGTGGGAAATGACCTCAGTTCTCTGCCCCTGCCATCCTGCCTGCTCCCCTTAACTACCCCTCACAGCCAGCTCAGTGCCCAGGCAAGGGGCacggggcagatgtgtgaggacTCTGGACACACGTGCAGGTGCGTGGAGCTGTGACTCGTGCTCACCTTCATCTTCTGCTGATGGTGGTAGATCTGCCAGGCGATCTGCACATGGACGGCACACCACTTCCCCGGCTTCTGCGACAGGATGGGCGACACGCTCAGCCGTGTGACCGGGGCCTCCTCGCTGCTCCCTCCTCATCACCCCAGATCCCTGCTGTCGCGGGGCACCCCCGGCCACCGTGGGGCACTTGTCTTCCACAGCCAAgggctctcccttcctcccaagATGTACTTACAcgtgcacacacgcgcacacccTCGTGTGCACagacgcatgcacacacactcaccctgACCGCTGTCCGGTACGGGTCGGACACCTGTCATCGACAGAGGAAACATTAGGTCCAGGCTCTGCTGGGGGACGAACCGCGGGGTGGGTGAGGACATGCCTACATGGCCTCCACTGGGGGGCTGGCCAGGATGCtcccagggagggaggaatgggcaCCACTGTCACCTACCCCaggggctttctggaggagggtGTGAACAGCACTGGCCCGGCCTGTTATCTCGATTGGGTTTGAAGTCTGAGGGGAGAGAGTTACAGGGAGTGAAACAACTGAGGAGACCCCAGGCCCAGGTAGCAGGAGACCCCCGAGGTGCCCATGCCCTCCTTGCTCTGCCTATGGGGCCCTGCATGCTGCCACCCACGGGCAGCCTGGCTTCCTACCACATTTTCAGTTCAGGGGTTTCTGCAACGGTTGGAATAAAAGGCTCTCGACACTGATGCACCTGGGCCAACGGCCAAGGCAGCTCTCCTTCAGGGAAGGTGAGCAGAGTAAGCCCGGTTTCCTGGCGTGGGGCCTGAGGTGGGGTGCTTCCTGCCTCAGCCCCCTGCAGTATGGATGGCCCTGTGTTGGCCACCTTACTCAGACCTTCCCTCTACAGTGCTCCTTCTGCCCCAAGCTGGAGCGGTCCCGGCGGAGGGTGACTGTGCATGAAGCATGGCCCTGGTGGCCCCTGGTGTACAGAAAgcctgccccaccctgccctgcccaaTTTCTGTCTAGTCTGAGAGCCCCGCAGAGGGTCATGGTGTTCTATATTGAGGCTGAGGCTGCTCGGGGGTACACGTGTCCACAGGGTCCTCTGCATACTGCCACTCCACTCCTGGGGATGCCTCGTTtggagcccccagccccctcccactgTGGGTACAGACAGACACAGCCCACTTGGCCTGGGTGCTCCCACCAGCACCTGGGTCACGACAGGTACAACAGCAGGGCGAGGGGGCAGAGCTGCTCCTGGAGACCAAGGATTGGGGGCCAGTCCTACAGcaacccaccccctccccccaccacaccaggGAGCAGCCAGTACCTTGGGTTGAAAAGCACCCTGCAGGGACCCAAAGGGGCCTGGGTGTGGGAGCAGGGTGGGCAGTCCTGGGATGGCAGGAGGGAAGGACGGGAAAAACTgtaagagaaggagggaggagtgtTCCAGGGCCTGGCCAGTGCTTGACATCCTGGGCAGGGAGGCAACATGGACAAGGCCTCCCTCCGGGCCAGTGcaccctcctctctgccctgccaCCCCAGCCCGCTTGGAGAGCCCACGGCAGACCAGCAGGAGCCTGGGCACAGAGACACTCACGTTGGAATGTCGGAAGTAGGGGCTATCCAGCTTGGGTGCATACTTGTCAAACtggaaggaagaaactgagagtGAGGCCTCCCCCACAGGTGACACCCTTCACTGGGCCCAGCACCCGCCCACCCCGGCTGGGCCGGGTGGTGGCCATGATGGCCATCCTGCCTCTTGAGGCCGTGGGCCTGCAGCCAGCCATCCCCCAGGCTCCCTGAGGGCGCTGGCTCCCGGCTCTGCACATGCCCTGCACACGCCCTAGGGGGCCCAGGTTCTCACACTGGGTGCAGCCCCTCCTCCTTCTGATGGCCCCACGACGGGAGGTGCAGACTCGCCCAACTGAGTGGTCTGCTTGTGTTGGCTGAGACCCAGGAGGAAGGCGCCACAGCCATGATGGGGGGCATGGAGCCCAGGGCTAGTGGCCAAGCTTTGGACACACCCAAGCCACCGACAAACTGGCAGGTCTCAAAGCGAAGCCTGGTGGGAAAGGACTCTACCCCACACAGCAGTTGGCTCATAAGTTCCTCCGTGGGCCCCAGGAACCCTCTTAGTCCTGTCTGGGCTTCCAGACCTGCTGTCCTGCTGCAAACCTAGACGTTGAGGGCCCCATGTGGGTGCAACTGGCCCTAAGGCCATGTCCTACATGTGTGGACACAGGGCACTTGCCGAAGCCCAGGAGAATGGCCCAGGACCCAGAGGGGACCAGAGGGAGGGGCTGcacggacagacagacagagagggacGGTGTCAGCCTGCGTGCGTGCAGAGAGCGTCTGCGTGTGCCTGTTGCGGGTCCCGCTGCCCGGGCcacccccgcccgcccgccggcacAGGGGCCTACGCACCGGCGGGGGTGCGGCGGGCGGCAGGAGCGGCGTCGGGGACAGCCCCGCGGGGAAGGGGGCGAATGTGTGTTGGTGCTGGTGTGTGTGCTGGTGTGTGTGTTGGTGCTGGTGGAATTCCGCCCGCAGCAGAGCCCCCGGGCCCAGGGGCGCGCAGGGCCGCTCGGCGCTCTGGACCAGAAAGCGCGCGTTCAGCTCTTGCCTGAGCAGCTCGCGATctacaagagaaaagagagagagacagagagacacgtCGGCCGCGGGCTCCCGGCGGGGCGAGGCGGATAGTCACCTGGCACTCCCGGGTTCGGCAGGCCAAGCCGTGGTGGCCGCTCGCTAGGTGCGGGCCCAGGGGTGGAGGTAAGAGAGGTGCCTGTGACCAAGTACCAATCAGAATCCCCGAATGAGGCTGGCAATACATGATTGGCTGGCTGAATGAGATCAACAGGCTGGCATCTAAAGGCAAGAGAGAACACGGTGAGCCACCGGGAGCCCCGAGACAGGCCCGCAGGGGAGCCCTGCCCTGCCTGGCTGCCGCCCGTCCCAGCCACCAGTGTCCCGGTCCCATCCCGGGGCACCAAGCTGCCCCCAACCCGGGCTGGGCTGACAAAATTCTAGGAAGAATTTGCAGACCCACAGAGAAATCCTTACTGACCTAAAATTTGACCCTGACAGAGCACCTGTGGGAACCAAGTGGAGGAGGAGGCCAGTGTTCACCTGGGACTCCGCTACTCCACCATTCTGCCCTAGAGGCCCCCAGCAGGCCTAGGAATGAGGGATGAAGAGAGGCGGCAGGCCTGGGGGCCCTGGTTGCCATGCCTATGGAGTCACTCTGGGCTTCACCCCCCCAGGTGTGTGACCAAGCCTGGCAAGGGCTCAGGAGGGAGCAAGacctgtctgtgtgtttgtgtacacCTGTGTGCACCTGCGTGTGCATGACCGAGGTCCGGGCAGGAAGCTTCCTCTGCAGAAGACAGTGAGACCCCTGGGAAAAGTGGCCTGCAGGGGCCACAGGGGCACTGCCACCTGGCCCGTGGGTTCCAGAGCAGGTGGACGGCATATGTGCCTTGGAGGCCAGCACACCTCCCCAGGGGCTGCGTCCCTTCCACCTGCCCAGGGCTGAGGATGATGGGGTGCACGGTGCCAGGACCTACCGGCAGGGTGTCCTGGGATGACCAGGCTGTTGGCCGGCAGTGCCGGGGGCGGGGGCAGTGTCGGGGGGGCGGCGAACATGGCCGCGTGGTGCTGGTGCTGGGCCTGCGAGCGGAGCGCCAAGTGTGAGGTAGAGAGGTGGGGGCCTGGCCCGTGAGGCGACAGAGACGCGTGCTTGGCGAGCCCGAGGCTGGCgccgctgctgccgctgctgctcctgctgcaggGATGGGGGGCGCTCAGTGCCCGCCGGCTGCACGCCCCACCCCACCTGAGGGATCCCACCCCTTCCCAGGACGGCCTCTGGACTCCTCATCCCCCGCCCCCCGCCTTGGGCCCCGCCCCCCGCACACCCACCTGAGGGTGTGCAGGCCGTTGTGCGCAGGCGCGCCGGGGCAGGGGCCCGGGAAGGCGCCCAGGGGCA
Coding sequences:
- the FBRSL1 gene encoding fibrosin-1-like protein isoform X12, translating into MEAKVRQSRRSRAQRDRGRRREAARDARDQSASSGDEPEPGPGKENACLPRAPPPRAPAARPPRRRRRESSSQEEEVIDGFAIASFSTLEALEKDMALKPHERKEKWERRLVKKPRESENCPSAEPSENGRPLEAGSPEQDLEPACDRGKKKVPLQPTKQMKVAVSRGGDSDDDSFHEAPSSRRSSSRDQLSDSSAQAVSGRGYSCDSESEDGDDKASVGSEKLFAPAASKGPTPGEKSAAKAGVAPKVSGLERSRELSTEPPFPPPARSPRASPPVKKEAPGPPRLTPPLPPAPSQPRAPLPTHVPLPLGAFPGPCPGAPAHNGLHTLSRSSSGSSGASLGLAKHASLSPHGPGPHLSTSHLALRSQAQHQHHAAMFAAPPTLPPPPALPANSLVIPGHPADASLLISFSQPIMYCQPHSGILIGTWSQAPLLPPPLGPHLASGHHGLACRTRECQFDKYAPKLDSPYFRHSNFFPSFPPAIPGLPTLLPHPGPFGSLQGAFQPKTSNPIEITGRASAVHTLLQKAPGVSDPYRTAVRKPGKWCAVHVQIAWQIYHHQQKMKQMQLDPHKLEVAAKLDLFSRPPAPGVFAGFHYPQDLARPLLSASGAAHPTTNPFGPSAHPGSFLPTGHLTDPFSRSGTFGGLGSLGSNAFGGLGSHALTPGGSLFAPKEGSTLHGLPSPHEAWNRLHRAPPSFPTPPPPWPKTADAERVSALTNHDREPDKCREERERDLLEKTRLLSRASPAAPVGHPVSSLLLRGQGEPSRPGVPTEREAEPRVKDSRSPAKEDGAKLVARPPSPYIKASLGDVKVKEECREDGDAPEPPAGSLHPAPERPRAPPAPLQLGPGPAGRERLGFAWEPLRDAYRGLELPRRAGPTGAPPPGPATLLEPPERPYRDREPHDYSPERLREARREELERARAAHLDGVTLLPALGALHYPRLGPAAAALHNGLLARTPPAAAALGAPPPLVAAGAPPTPPGPPPRSRTTPLGGHGPGEARDYSPSRNPPEVEAR
- the FBRSL1 gene encoding fibrosin-1-like protein isoform X13 is translated as MEAKVRQSRRSRAQRDRGRRREAARDARDQSASSGDEPEPGPGKENACLPRAPPPRAPAARPPRRRRRESSSQEEEVIDGFAIASFSTLEALEKDMALKPHERKEKWERRLVKKPRESENCPSAEPSENGRPLEAGSPEQDLEPACDRGKKKVPLQPTKQMKVAVSRGGDSDDDSFHEAPSSRRSSSRDQLSDSSAQAVSGRGYSCDSESEDGDDKASVGSEKLFAPAASKDRELLRQELNARFLVQSAERPCAPLGPGALLRAEFHQHQHTHQHTHQHQHTFAPFPAGLSPTPLLPPAAPPPFDKYAPKLDSPYFRHSNFFPSFPPAIPGLPTLLPHPGPFGSLQGAFQPKTSNPIEITGRASAVHTLLQKAPGVSDPYRTAVRKPGKWCAVHVQIAWQIYHHQQKMKQMQLDPHKLEVAAKLDLFSRPPAPGVFAGFHYPQDLARPLLSASGAAHPTTNPFGPSAHPGSFLPTGHLTDPFSRSGTFGGLGSLGSNAFGGLGSHALTPGGSLFAPKEGSTLHGLPSPHEAWNRLHRAPPSFPTPPPPWPKTADAERVSALTNHDREPDKCREERERDLLEKTRLLSRASPAAPVGHPVSSLLLRGQGEPSRPGVPTEREAEPRVKDSRSPAKEDGAKLVARPPSPYIKASLGDVKVKEECREDGDAPEPPAGSLHPAPERPRAPPAPLQLGPGPAGRERLGFAWEPLRDAYRGLELPRRAGPTGAPPPGPATLLEPPERPYRDREPHDYSPERLREARREELERARAAHLDGVTLLPALGALHYPRLGPAAAALHNGLLARTPPAAAALGAPPPLVAAGAPPTPPGPPPRSRTTPLGGHGPGEARDYSPSRNPPEVEAR
- the FBRSL1 gene encoding fibrosin-1-like protein isoform X7, with translation MEAKVRQSRRSRAQRDRGRRREAARDARDQSASSGDEPEPGPGKENACLPRAPPPRAPAARPPRRRRRESSSQEEEVIDGFAIASFSTLEALEKDMALKPHERKEKWERRLVKKPRESENCPSAEPSENGRPLEAGSPEQDLEPACDRGKKKVPLQPTKQMKVAVSRGGDSDDDSFHEAPSSRRSSSRDQLSDSSAQAVSGRGYSCDSESEDGDDKASVGSEKLFAPAASKGPTPGEKSAAKAGVAPKVSGLERSRELSTEPPFPPPARSPRASPPVKKEAPGPPRLTPPLPPAPSQPRAPLPTHVPLPLGAFPGPCPGAPAHNGLHTLSRSSSGSSGASLGLAKHASLSPHGPGPHLSTSHLALRSQAQHQHHAAMFAAPPTLPPPPALPANSLVIPGHPADRELLRQELNARFLVQSAERPCAPLGPGALLRAEFHQHQHTHQHTHQHQHTFAPFPAGLSPTPLLPPAAPPPFDKYAPKLDSPYFRHSNFFPSFPPAIPGLPTLLPHPGPFGSLQGAFQPKTSNPIEITGRASAVHTLLQKAPGVSDPYRTAVRKPGKWCAVHVQIAWQIYHHQQKMKQMQLDPHKLEVAAKLDLFSRPPAPGVFAGFHYPQDLARPLLSASGAAHPTTNPFGPSAHPGSFLPTGHLTDPFSRSGTFGGLGSLGSNAFGGLGSHALTPGGSLFAPKEGSTLHGLPSPHEAWNRLHRAPPSFPTPPPPWPKTADAERVSALTNHDREPDKCREERERDLLEKTRLLSRASPAAPVGHPVSSLLLRGQGEPSRPGVPTEREAEPRVKDSRSPAKEDGAKLVARPPSPYIKASLGDVKVKEECREDGDAPEPPAGSLHPAPERPRAPPAPLQLGPGPAGRERLGFAWEPLRDAYRGLELPRRAGPTGAPPPGPATLLEPPERPYRDREPHDYSPERLREARREELERARAAHLDGVTLLPALGALHYPRLGPAAAALHNGLLARTPPAAAALGAPPPLVAAGAPPTPPGPPPRSRTTPLGGHGPGEARDYSPSRNPPEVEAR